In Cloacibacterium caeni, a single window of DNA contains:
- the dnaN gene encoding DNA polymerase III subunit beta → MKFIVASGELQKALNVVSGVISSSQSRPILENFLFELENEILKITASDGETTLITSLAVKSDDQGKIAVPAKIFQDLIKTFGDQPLTFSVKDSESGEGGLLEILDEKDNYEVALDNAEDYPELPEFDASQKVTLASGVLADALSNTLFATSNDSLRPVMTGVLFQFTEKETNFVSTDSHRLVVYKRTDVTNKEAVEFIMPKKPLSIFKNILSNSNDEVTIEFNENMAKFTFGENIWICRLIDGKYPNYSAVIPKENPNVLTVNRNLLLSSIRRASILSNKSTNQVRFKLSGNVLHLHAEDTEYANKADMNIPCDYKGEDINIGFSSKFLTEMLSVLGSEDITMKMSQPNRPGIVEPVDGLDENEHILMLSMPVIGM, encoded by the coding sequence ATGAAATTTATAGTTGCAAGTGGCGAATTACAGAAAGCTCTTAACGTGGTAAGTGGTGTAATTTCTAGTTCGCAGTCAAGACCCATTTTAGAAAATTTTCTTTTTGAATTAGAAAATGAAATTCTAAAAATAACTGCTTCTGATGGCGAAACCACACTTATTACTTCTCTTGCTGTAAAATCTGATGATCAAGGCAAAATTGCTGTTCCTGCAAAAATTTTTCAAGATTTAATTAAAACTTTTGGAGACCAACCGCTTACTTTTTCAGTAAAAGATTCTGAGTCTGGTGAAGGTGGTCTTTTAGAAATTTTAGACGAGAAAGACAATTACGAAGTAGCGCTAGATAATGCAGAAGATTATCCAGAATTACCAGAATTTGATGCGTCACAAAAAGTTACGCTAGCTTCTGGAGTTCTTGCAGATGCGCTAAGCAATACCTTGTTTGCAACAAGCAACGATTCTCTAAGACCTGTGATGACGGGAGTTCTTTTCCAATTTACAGAAAAAGAAACCAATTTCGTGTCTACGGATTCTCACAGATTAGTGGTGTATAAAAGAACGGATGTTACCAATAAAGAAGCGGTAGAATTTATCATGCCGAAGAAACCTTTGTCTATTTTCAAAAATATTTTGTCAAATTCTAATGACGAAGTAACCATCGAGTTTAATGAGAATATGGCGAAATTCACTTTCGGAGAGAATATTTGGATTTGTAGACTAATTGACGGGAAATATCCTAATTATTCTGCAGTAATTCCTAAAGAAAATCCGAATGTTTTGACGGTGAACAGAAACTTATTGCTAAGTTCTATCAGAAGAGCGAGTATTTTATCAAACAAATCTACCAACCAAGTTAGATTTAAGCTTTCTGGTAATGTATTGCATCTTCATGCAGAAGATACAGAATATGCAAACAAAGCAGATATGAATATTCCTTGTGATTATAAAGGTGAAGATATCAACATCGGTTTCAGTTCTAAATTTTTAACAGAAATGTTATCTGTTTTAGGTTCTGAAGACATCACGATGAAAATGTCTCAGCCAAACAGACCAGGAATTGTAGAACCAGTAGATGGTTTAGATGAAAACGAACACATCTTAATGCTTTCTATGCCAGTAATTGGAATGTAA